In the genome of Pseudoglutamicibacter cumminsii, one region contains:
- the hutG gene encoding formimidoylglutamase, with product MSHTPPQPWTGRIDGDGPEHARWHSTIQPLRLDGAGHDAVAADADAEPGTVLLGFASDEGVRRNQGRVGAAEGPQKLREMLASMAIHSTTGKPNHPKYDAGNINVTDGDLETGQAAFGEQIATLLGAGHFTVGLGGGHEIAYASYLGVAEYLTRLHDGEPFTLGVLNLDAHFDLREAEQPTSGTGFLQMHHAETEAGRKLHYGIVGISSASNTNTLFRQAKAMGAEFLLDTECSHRDEVTGFIRDFSSQVDHLYLTIDLDVLPAATAPGVSAPAGYGVDLPTIHAAALTAARSKKLVHLDIAELNPSLDIDNRTARTAARLIDDIVRAHENTRT from the coding sequence ATGTCCCACACCCCTCCGCAGCCGTGGACCGGCCGGATCGACGGTGACGGCCCCGAACACGCCCGCTGGCACTCCACCATCCAGCCGCTACGACTCGATGGCGCAGGGCACGATGCGGTGGCGGCCGATGCGGATGCAGAACCCGGAACTGTGCTGCTTGGTTTCGCCTCGGACGAGGGTGTGCGGCGTAATCAGGGTCGTGTAGGTGCCGCGGAGGGCCCTCAAAAGTTGCGCGAAATGCTCGCCTCGATGGCTATCCACTCCACAACAGGCAAACCCAACCACCCGAAATACGATGCGGGAAACATCAACGTCACTGACGGCGACCTCGAAACCGGCCAGGCGGCCTTCGGCGAACAGATCGCAACACTGCTTGGCGCCGGCCACTTCACGGTAGGGCTCGGCGGCGGCCACGAAATCGCGTACGCAAGCTACCTCGGCGTCGCCGAATACCTCACCCGCCTTCACGACGGCGAACCGTTCACTCTCGGCGTCCTCAACCTCGACGCCCACTTCGACCTCCGCGAAGCCGAACAACCCACCTCCGGGACCGGCTTCCTCCAAATGCACCACGCAGAAACCGAGGCCGGCAGAAAACTGCACTACGGCATCGTCGGCATCAGCTCCGCATCCAACACCAACACCCTGTTCCGGCAAGCCAAAGCCATGGGTGCAGAGTTCCTCCTCGACACCGAATGCAGCCACCGCGACGAAGTCACCGGCTTCATCCGCGACTTCAGCAGCCAAGTGGACCACCTCTACCTCACGATCGACCTCGACGTCCTGCCCGCCGCGACCGCGCCGGGCGTCTCCGCGCCAGCCGGCTACGGCGTCGACCTCCCCACGATCCACGCCGCGGCACTCACCGCGGCCCGCAGCAAAAAACTCGTGCACCTCGACATCGCAGAGCTCAACCCGAGCCTCGACATCGACAACCGCACCGCCCGCACGGCAGCGCGGCTCATCGACGACATCGTGCGCGCCCACGAAAACACGCGCACCTAA
- the glsA gene encoding glutaminase A, giving the protein MRTPVPDYLQDIMESCVDDGEVASYIPELANANPNTFGIALCMDDGTVYEVGDYQHEFSLQSAAKPFAYALAVEHLGPDGVEDHVGVEPSGDAFNSASVDAKTGKPSNPMINIGAITTYALTGPISLTPEERFDNVRLGMSRFAGRELEPDIPVYESEMANAWRNLSLAYLVRSTGHFTLPPHDVVDGYTKVCSLKVTPHDLAVMGMTLGNGGINPVTEERVVSEDTAQRVLSVMSTCGMYDASGDWMTDVGIPAKSGVSGGIVGVLPGQASLATFSPRLDRYGNSVRGLQAFTRLSQDLGLHIMSLPPTGESTVRSVARRNQGDGPELHVEIQGPLRFSSAERVMRTLAALPVSDEPVVLDVSRVGSADRISVRMIHESMHRLHTDGHQVMVRDPNGVLRDRWDYNWDE; this is encoded by the coding sequence ATGCGAACACCCGTACCGGATTACCTCCAAGACATCATGGAGTCCTGCGTCGACGACGGCGAAGTCGCCAGCTACATCCCCGAACTCGCCAACGCGAACCCCAACACGTTCGGTATCGCGTTGTGCATGGACGACGGCACCGTCTATGAAGTCGGCGACTACCAGCACGAATTCTCGCTCCAATCCGCCGCTAAACCGTTCGCATACGCGCTCGCCGTGGAACACCTAGGGCCCGATGGGGTCGAAGATCACGTAGGCGTGGAACCTTCCGGTGACGCCTTCAACTCCGCCTCCGTTGACGCTAAAACAGGCAAGCCCAGCAACCCGATGATCAACATCGGCGCGATCACGACCTACGCGCTCACTGGTCCCATCAGCTTGACCCCCGAGGAACGCTTCGACAACGTGCGCCTGGGGATGTCCCGTTTTGCTGGCCGTGAACTCGAACCAGACATACCCGTCTATGAATCGGAGATGGCCAACGCGTGGCGCAACCTCTCGCTCGCCTACCTCGTCCGATCCACCGGGCACTTCACCCTCCCACCCCACGACGTCGTCGACGGCTACACGAAAGTGTGCTCCCTCAAAGTCACGCCGCACGACCTCGCCGTGATGGGCATGACGCTCGGCAACGGCGGCATCAACCCCGTCACCGAAGAACGTGTGGTCAGCGAAGATACCGCCCAACGCGTGCTGTCCGTGATGTCCACGTGCGGAATGTACGACGCCTCGGGCGACTGGATGACCGACGTCGGCATCCCCGCTAAATCCGGGGTTTCCGGCGGTATCGTCGGCGTCCTCCCAGGACAGGCCTCGCTCGCGACGTTCTCTCCGCGGCTGGACCGCTACGGCAACTCCGTTCGCGGCCTCCAAGCCTTCACACGGCTCTCGCAAGACCTCGGCCTGCACATCATGTCGCTGCCACCCACCGGCGAATCGACCGTCCGCTCCGTAGCCCGCCGCAACCAAGGCGACGGCCCCGAACTGCACGTCGAGATCCAAGGCCCACTACGCTTCTCCTCCGCGGAACGCGTCATGCGAACACTCGCCGCGCTCCCGGTCAGCGACGAACCCGTGGTCCTCGACGTCTCCCGCGTCGGTTCCGCCGACCGCATCAGTGTGCGCATGATCCACGAATCCATGCACCGCCTCCACACCGACGGCCACCAAGTCATGGTCCGCGACCCCAACGGCGTGCTCCGCGACCGCTGGGACTACAACTGGGACGAATAA
- a CDS encoding S1C family serine protease → MHPYFGNAPTPGGAPQLAPYMHTHNPAYSGPAYGGQPSYAGHPGYGRPAPRKRRRTGSNIAAILVVIVAIAAWLVPSVLQPGLTTNPTGTTQQQPVEEPPNPAAAGELAEKLRQAEPPTVNFPAEPKGQEPRDSGPVKKGQELKDGVPGLVLIESVLPGFVSGAGTGLIATADGYIITNYHVVQGSTAIRVQDTHTKKRYEAALVGHNALKDIAVLKLHNAKNLRTIAIPSTNVTLGSRVTVIGNGEAKGVLQQLNGRVTNLSINIRTRADGAVPDTRLDNLIATNADVVQGYSGGAMMQRGGHVIGMTVAASEGDSSATVNGYAIPISTVINETQRILNGTNGDGTIIGRPAAFGITVISEEKPNPRAPGIAIESFLEGSPLPELGVKKGDRITMINGQHIETYSDLKRALAPLQPGEKVKIAWSANEGANGGTGEGTVTLIRSGVN, encoded by the coding sequence ATGCACCCCTACTTTGGGAACGCGCCCACACCAGGTGGCGCGCCGCAGCTAGCCCCCTACATGCACACCCACAACCCCGCCTACAGCGGCCCCGCCTACGGAGGGCAACCCAGCTACGCGGGGCATCCCGGCTACGGCCGGCCAGCGCCACGCAAGCGCCGCCGCACCGGAAGCAACATCGCAGCGATACTCGTGGTCATCGTCGCCATCGCGGCGTGGCTCGTCCCGAGCGTCCTGCAACCCGGCCTCACAACCAACCCCACGGGGACTACACAACAGCAACCTGTAGAGGAACCACCCAACCCCGCGGCGGCCGGTGAGCTCGCCGAGAAACTCAGGCAAGCCGAACCACCCACCGTCAACTTCCCTGCCGAACCCAAAGGGCAAGAGCCACGCGACAGCGGCCCCGTCAAGAAAGGTCAAGAGCTCAAAGACGGCGTGCCCGGGCTCGTGCTCATCGAATCCGTGCTCCCCGGGTTCGTGTCCGGAGCCGGAACCGGACTCATAGCAACAGCAGACGGCTACATCATCACCAACTACCACGTGGTCCAAGGCTCAACCGCCATCCGAGTGCAAGACACCCACACCAAAAAACGCTACGAAGCCGCACTCGTAGGCCACAACGCGCTCAAAGACATCGCAGTCCTCAAACTGCACAACGCGAAAAACCTCCGCACCATCGCAATCCCGAGCACCAACGTGACCCTCGGAAGCCGCGTCACCGTCATCGGAAACGGCGAAGCCAAAGGCGTCCTCCAACAGCTCAACGGAAGGGTCACCAACCTCAGCATCAACATCCGCACCCGAGCCGACGGCGCCGTCCCCGACACTAGACTCGACAACCTCATCGCAACCAACGCCGACGTCGTGCAAGGCTATTCAGGCGGCGCGATGATGCAGCGCGGCGGCCACGTCATCGGCATGACCGTCGCGGCCTCGGAAGGCGACTCCTCAGCCACCGTCAACGGGTACGCGATCCCCATCAGCACCGTCATCAACGAAACCCAGCGCATCCTCAACGGAACCAACGGAGACGGCACCATCATCGGCCGGCCAGCCGCGTTCGGGATCACGGTCATCAGCGAAGAGAAACCCAACCCGCGTGCGCCAGGGATCGCCATCGAAAGCTTCCTCGAAGGCTCACCACTGCCCGAGCTCGGCGTCAAAAAAGGCGACCGCATCACGATGATCAACGGGCAACACATCGAAACCTACAGCGACCTCAAACGCGCGCTCGCGCCGTTGCAGCCCGGCGAGAAAGTGAAGATCGCGTGGAGCGCCAACGAAGGCGCCAACGGCGGAACCGGCGAAGGAACCGTGACCCTCATCCGCTCCGGCGTGAACTAG